A part of Pseudomonadota bacterium genomic DNA contains:
- the bcp gene encoding thioredoxin-dependent thiol peroxidase, which produces MPLKIGDKAPDFTLPTDGGGTLSLKSLRGKKVVLYFYPKDMTPGCTKEACDFRDAYAGLRRKKVEVIGVSKDGPARHDAFKEKYALPFLLASDEKGETIAAYGVWKKKSLYGRSFMGIERSTFLIDAKGALRGIWRKVKVAGHVTEIQAAIDAL; this is translated from the coding sequence ATGCCACTTAAAATCGGCGACAAAGCGCCCGACTTCACGTTACCCACGGACGGCGGCGGCACGCTTTCCCTCAAGAGCCTGCGGGGCAAGAAAGTCGTTCTCTATTTCTACCCGAAGGACATGACACCCGGCTGCACGAAAGAGGCCTGCGATTTTCGCGACGCTTACGCGGGCCTCCGGCGGAAAAAGGTTGAGGTCATCGGCGTCTCGAAGGACGGTCCCGCCCGCCACGACGCGTTCAAGGAAAAATACGCGCTGCCCTTCTTGCTTGCCTCCGACGAAAAAGGCGAAACGATCGCGGCCTATGGCGTTTGGAAAAAGAAAAGCCTCTATGGCCGGAGCTTCATGGGGATCGAGCGTTCGACCTTCCTGATCGACGCGAAGGGCGCCTTGCGCGGCATCTGGCGCAAGGTGAAGGTCGCCGGCCACGTCACAGAGATCCAAGCCGCGATCGACGCCCTTTAG
- the prfB gene encoding peptide chain release factor 2 (programmed frameshift), which translates to MRSEIEAYVEAIQQSLGLLRRHLDWENALKRYEALTREAESPTLWDNPERAQKTLKGRTRLGEAIEDCRGIERELADHVELIALGEAEGDEAVVKDAEKALAALSVRAAKLELESLLSGEADANDCFLEVHAGAGGTESQDWAEMLLRMYVRWAERHGYKVEWLEESPGEEAGLKSATVRILGLNAFGWLKAESGVHRLVRISPFDASARRHTSFASVWVYPVIDESIAVEVLDKDLRVDTYRSSGAGGQHVNKTDSAVRLTHLPSGIVVQCQSSRSQHRNRAEAMNMLRARLYELELKKREEQAAAKASEKTEIGWGHQIRSYVLHPYQMVKDLRTGVETGNAPAVLEGNLDPFLSASLAQRVGSGRPPAGVEAEKPR; encoded by the exons ATGCGGTCCGAGATCGAAGCCTATGTCGAAGCCATTCAGCAGTCGCTCGGGCTGCTGAGGAGGCATCTT GACTGGGAGAATGCCCTCAAGCGCTACGAGGCGCTGACTCGGGAGGCGGAAAGCCCAACCCTTTGGGACAACCCCGAGCGCGCCCAGAAAACTCTCAAGGGCCGGACGCGGCTTGGCGAGGCGATCGAGGATTGCCGCGGTATCGAGCGCGAGCTTGCCGATCACGTCGAACTGATCGCGTTGGGCGAGGCGGAAGGGGACGAGGCCGTCGTCAAGGACGCCGAGAAAGCCCTGGCCGCCTTATCGGTTCGCGCCGCCAAGCTTGAACTTGAGAGCCTGCTTTCGGGCGAGGCGGACGCCAACGACTGCTTTCTTGAAGTGCATGCCGGCGCCGGCGGAACTGAATCCCAGGATTGGGCCGAAATGCTGCTTCGGATGTATGTCCGCTGGGCGGAACGGCACGGCTACAAGGTGGAATGGCTGGAGGAAAGCCCAGGCGAGGAGGCGGGGCTCAAATCGGCCACCGTCCGCATCCTTGGCCTGAACGCTTTCGGTTGGTTAAAAGCGGAAAGCGGCGTTCATCGTCTGGTGCGGATCTCTCCCTTCGATGCCAGTGCCAGGCGGCATACGAGCTTCGCCTCGGTCTGGGTTTATCCGGTGATTGACGAATCAATCGCGGTTGAAGTCCTGGACAAGGATCTTCGGGTCGATACGTACCGTTCATCGGGCGCCGGCGGCCAGCACGTCAACAAGACGGACAGCGCCGTTCGTCTTACGCATCTGCCGAGCGGCATCGTCGTCCAGTGCCAGTCGAGCCGTTCCCAGCATCGCAACCGGGCGGAAGCGATGAACATGCTGCGCGCGCGTCTTTACGAGCTCGAACTCAAAAAGCGCGAGGAACAGGCGGCGGCAAAAGCATCGGAGAAGACGGAAATCGGCTGGGGGCATCAGATCCGTTCCTATGTGCTGCACCCCTATCAGATGGTGAAGGACCTGCGCACCGGGGTCGAAACCGGCAACGCACCGGCCGTCCTCGAGGGCAATCTCGACCCTTTCCTTTCCGCGTCCCTCGCCCAGCGTGTCGGAAGCGGCCGCCCGCCGGCCGGGGTTGAAGCGGAAAAACCACGCTAA